The Tenrec ecaudatus isolate mTenEca1 chromosome 12, mTenEca1.hap1, whole genome shotgun sequence genomic interval AATTCCTGAGCAGGAGACTGAAGAACCCAGTCTATCTGGGTTTGGGCAGCAGCTGGCTCCAGTCTGAAGACTCCCCTTCAGTGGCAGGGACCCTCATCTGCCCGATCATCAATAGCCATCCCCCAGAACCAGCCTTGCTCGCTAGGGGCCTCGCTGGCATCAGCGTCCTGCGCCCACAGGAGTCCTGCTGAGGCGACAGCGGTCTCCTTTGAGCCGCCTATCTGCATAGAGAGCCAGGCTGAGGAGGCCCCACAGGAAGAGACCTGGAAACCACACAGACCTTCACCTCCATTTCCTCTGACCTGAGCCCGGAGCAGTGGCCCCAGGCTGCTCTGAGGCATGGCCACTCCAGCCTGCTGAGGAGCATGTCAGTCATTTGTCCCCCAGCCATGCCTTTGAAATCTCCTGAGGCTGCTGGCTTACCATGTGCCAGCTCTGTGGCAGGACCTGGGGACACAACAGTGGACAAGACAGGCACTATCCTTGCCCTCAGAAACCACCAGGAGACGGGCGCTACACCAATTAGCCCTTACAACTGTGTTCCGTTTGGGTGGTGGTGTATTTTTAGAAAAGCGGACGGTGTGTGGTGAGAGGCCTGGTCGGGTAAGGCTTCCCAGAAGAAGGGGTTTCCTGCTGAGAAGGGGTGCccgcagggcagggagggagaccaATTcgagaacccaccagccaccctcctgtgtgaagaagaggctttctactcctgtcagaaTTGACAGCTTCAGAGACCCCCAGGGACAGGTCCCTcgggtctctgtgggttggaatttAGTTGTCGACAGTGACTTTGATTTGATGTTGGTTTATCTGCAGCTCGGGGTCTGGCCCCCAGCGGGTGCAAGCTGCGGGCTTTCCACGAGCGGACAGACCCTCCCAGCCGCCTGGTCGGAGCATGAGCTTCCCCGATTTATGTGCATTGCTGTGGTTCTTGGCATTACAGACTCAAACATCAGACAGGTCCTTGGGTCAGCCAGGCCCTGTGCTGCAGAGAGCCCTGGGCTCTGAGTAGCTCCAGATTGAGGTCGCTGCAGGGTCCCCATGCAGGACCTGGATGGAGGGTGTGGAGGAGGCTGGCATCACCAGACTCAGTCTCCCTCTTCTCATTGCAGCCCTGAGCCGGAAGGACCAAGCcagccttcctccccccccacatcCCACCCCACCTGCGCCAACCTCCGAGTCTTCCCCTACAAAGCAGGTCTTGTCTCCATGCCTGCTCCCCCACACCAGCTCGTGGGGCCCCAGCTCCATCAAGAGGGCATCGCAGAGGCCTGGCAGAGAGGCGTGTTTGCGGGCATATAAACCTGTCTCGTGACCCTTCACTGGTTTCCCAACcttaatgttttcctgtataaACAAGTCTCTCTCCCTTTGTTACAAAGGCTTTTCAGAAATAGGATAAGGAGTGTCCCCATCTCAGAGGACTGGagcagggggtcctcaaactatggcccgcgggccacatgtggcggcccactgaggacatttatccggcctgctgggtgtttttgccccatttttctacttcaaaataagatatgtgcagtgtgcataggaatttgttcatagttgtgcttttatttttaaactgtagtccggccctccaacgggtctgagggacagtgaactggccccctgtttaaaatgtttgaggacccctggactagGGTTTGGTGAGGTGTCTTCCAGCAGTCTAGGGTTGGCAGGCTTTCAGGCCAAGAAGACCTGACTCTCAGAGGGCCTGGGAGTGACAGCCCTTCTCAGGTAGAgtctctaggccagtggttctcaaccttcctcatgccacaatcctttcatacagttcctcatgtggtggtgacccccaaccataacattatctttcttgctacttcctcactgtccttttgctactgtgatgaatcgggtgacccctgtgaaagggttgttcgaccctcaaaggggtctcaacccacaggttgagaaccgctgctctaggcaaAGGTCATGGGAGAGCTTCAGTGTGGGAGAGCCGGTCTGCCTGTGGGCACGGCACTCCAGGGGACAGGGCCTGTGTTTGTGGGGAGAGATGGGGCCTGTAGTCTCCACCAGGAAACCAAGAACCCGCCAGGAAAGGCAGAATCCCCCTGCAGGGGTTCTGGTACTAAGGGAAGATCATTTTCAGCAGcaaccgcacccccccccccagctccttTCTTGCCTTTCCCCACACTCCTAGGTTCAGTGTTCAAAGCTCCTCCCGTCTGCCTCAAGGTACCCATGTGACTTGAACTGCAGGTCCCAGCCACAAACCTTCCCCTTCCCACTCTTCGCAGCTAGACTTCCCAGTGCCCACTCCCTCAGGCCTCCAGAAGTCAGAGCTGAGAAAGGGTGTCACTCCAGCCCACTGGGCCAGGCTCAGCCCAGAGCAGACAGACAGTGTGTGTGGCTCAGGCAAGGGTGCTGCCGCGCTTACTGCTTAGAGCTGTCAGCTGCACAACCCTTGTCAACGACTTCTGTAGAGAGAGGTCTACAAAAGGGGATCTTGGCCAGGAGCTCCCTCCTCTGGCCACACCTCTTCTTGAGGTGAGCCCAAGAGCCATCTGGGCACCCTCAGACTCTGCAGAGCCCAGCAGGGTAGGCTCCAGGGTCTTGAGTTGCTCTCGGGGTGCAGGCAGCACCTTCTCCTTCGGTGCCTGTGGCCTAACAGATCCACTAAGCCTCGAGTCTGGCAAGAGGCTGGCCCTCAGGTTGACTGTTTGTCCTCCCTCCAGAAAGGAGCAAGGTCACAGCCGTGGCCCTGGGTGCTTTCCCAGTGGGATTGCCGGCAGAGCTGtcgctgaggctgggggagccattGACCATTGTCTCTGAGTAAGTCCTTTTGGGGGCACTGGGTGGggtgccctcctccctccctctggatCCCTGGAGATGAGCTTGTGGGAGACAGGGTGGAGGCTGAGAGAAGGGCTGCTCCCTCAGAGGGACAAAGGGCCTGGCTTTTTTTGCCAAACTCACAAGTGCTCCGAGTGGTGGGATTTCAGCAGTGTGAGCCCCTGCCGGGAGAAGCGGTGGTGGAGAAGGCCTTGTGTGAGCCAGGCCAGGAGGGAGCTCTGAGGGTCCTTCTGAGagggtccccccaccccaccttctttCATTCTCCAGGAATGGAGACTGGTGGACAGTGCTGTCAGAAGTCTCAGGCAAAGAGTACATCATCCCCAGCACCCACGCAGCCAAAGTCTCCCACGGGTGAGTTCCTGCGCTAGGCCCTGCCTGTCCCTTTCACAGCGCCCTCCTTTTTGCCCAGCTGCGAGGGGAATCAGAGGTGGCGGCTTTTGGCAGTGTCCTGTGGTGTGGACTCTGTAGGGTGGAGAACAGGAAAGGGCCAGAAGCAGGAGGGGCAATTCTCCAGGCTGTAGACAGAATGGGGCAGCTGGGGAGTGTGGCCCAGGAAGGACGGGAGCCTGGGATCACCCAGCTTCCCTGGACATTTGGGAATGAAAATCCAGGCAGAGAGAGCTAGGCCTGACTCCAGGTCCCAGGACAGCATTGCTGCAGGGGCCCCCAGAGTCCCCAAGGCAGTCGTTATCGCTGTGACTAGAAGTGAGAGGTCATCCAGGctgaccccaccccactatcctgcTTCTCCCAGATGGCTGTACGAGGGCTTGAGCCGGGAGAAAGCCgaagagctgctgctgctgcccgggAACCCCGGGGGAGCCTTCCTCGTCAGGGAAAGCCAGAGCCGACGAGGTGGGTGAATGTCGCCCATGCCCCTCCCTTTGCAGCTACCTCCCTGGGTAGCCTCTCCATTGCtgtaggagggcaggcaggcccgCACTCCTAGGCTGTGGGGAGGCAGGAACAGGTCCTGGCAGACGGCATGGCAGTGCCAAGGGCAAACAGGGAAGGCTGCATGGAGGAGGGGACCGCAAGTGCCCCTGGAGCCCAGGAGAGcttggagagggaggcagggcctTGAAGGGCAGCTTCGGGTGCATGTTCCCCGCCAGGGCAGTGGCAGGTACCTCAGTCAGGGCTGGCTGAGCCTGGGTGTGTGCTGTGGGGAATGAGAGGCCAACAGAAGTGACTCTCAAGGTGGCTTCTATGGACCACGTGCTCTGAGACAAAGGGGATGGTGGGAACCATAATGAGCTCCGAGTGGGGAGGTTTGAGCCATGAACAGTGGATGTGAAGGCATTCCTGCTCAGGACGTCCCACTTTGTCACGGTGAGCCTTGCCCGCACCCTTTGGTGCCCAGGAGCTTTCCCTCGGGCCGTGTGGCGTTGGGTGCTGCTGAGCCCTCCTTGCAGCCCTGCTTGGCATAGGAGGGCCCCTCCATGGTCCTTAGTGTACATTCAATGGTTCTTCCTCCAGCAAACACTTGTCAAGCCCTCCCTGTGGGGGAAAGTCTCCGAGAGCAGAGACACACCCACTGACAGGAGGGGCCAGGATTTGGGCTCGTGGTGTGAGGCCGGCATGGTCCTCAGCCACCAGAGCCTGGTGACCCCTGCGCATCCATTGGGAAGCACAGCGTGAAATTTTCACTGATGGCAGGGCTTGTACCTCAGCTGCCAAGAACCAGCTCTGATAAgacttgggggggggtgtcagaggAGGAGGCCAAATGTGAAGGATTGGGGCACCTGGCTCTCGCTTGTTACCTTGCTGTCCTGCAGAGCCCACCAGCAATGCAGTAACCTGCAAATCTACACCTGACTGTATGACAGAGTCGGGATCCAGGCTCAGTCAACACTTTAGCAGTTGGAACTTGTACCAGAATATGGTCACATCCTCACTGAGTTTCTTTCTGACCAGCAGTGATTCCTTCATTCCCAAAACACAACATCAGGGTCAATTTGGGGGGCTGCAGGGGGTGTTGGGGGTGTTGACAGAGGCGCTGTGCTTTGGGTCACAGACAGAGCCAGAAAGCCGCCTCTTGGATATTCCTCTCTTCTGTACAGGTGGAGAACTGGGCTCCAAGAGTGAGGCCGATGCATGTCACCTGGCACTTCTCCAGGTGCAGGGCCTTTGCAAACAAAATAGGAGGCTGATCCTGACTTGGATGGCCATCTCTCCACCCCCGGGCTGCTAGCCCATTAAAAGCAGGCTCAGCAAGGATGTGGAAGGAGCCGCACTGCCTATGCCTGTATTAGGTCCTTTAAAAGCAACCCCCCGAACCccacctcattgccatcaagttgacgctgactcacagcgaccctgtaggatagagtagaaaagCCTCATCGTCcccctgcaaagtggctggtggtttcaaactgctgaccttgtggttatcaaccCAACTGGTAACTGACTTCGCCAACAGGGAGCTAGTCAGTTCCTTTAGGTCAAAACACCCCTGTGGGGACTGCACTTCCATTTTGTCAATGAGGAGACTGAGGCCTGGGAGAAACTGCTGTCTGAGGACACACAGTTAGTAAGTGACCAGCTCAGGTCACTCAAGACATCTGAAAACTGCCCTGGTGGGGCAACAATGGTAAACTTGCAAACACAGGGAGAAGGTATTGGGAGACTGGGTCCCCTGGTGCCTGCCCTAGGGTCCTGTGCtggcttgctctctctctctctctctctctctctctctctctctctctctctctctctctctctctctctctctctctctgtctcacacacacacacgttgggTCGGGTCGGGGCTGGCCCCAGCATAGTAGCTGCAAACAGGAAACCACAGTAGGGTGCTGGCTGAGGCAGGGGAGCTGCAGGCCAGCTGGGCCCTGAGGCCCCAGGAGCTTACAAAGCCACAGGAAGTGTTTGGTGGTCAGTTGCTCTCCCTGCGCAGGTCCAAGGGAGCCAGGAGCCGATGACCCTCGGCCCCCATCTCTGGAGGCGCACAGTCCGAGAGCGAACCGAAGCTGAAAGGCTCCTTGACGGCCCAGTTCCTGGGGTGGAGGTTCGACTAGACAACAGGTGTCCCTCTAGCAAACACTGAGGACTAGATGAGAATGTCGCCCGCCTTGTCTCAAAAGGAACGAGACAATTTCCCCCATTCTCCGGGAAAATGAATTTTTTCCTGCACCCCACTTCCAGTCTCTGTCTGGGGCTTCCTTGGGGCCAGAATTTGCCAAAGGGCAGGTCATGACCCAGGTATGGGTCTAGACATCCATGCATGCAGCCCAGTGGGTCTCCTCCCTGAGTATGCATCAGAATCATTTGCCCCCAGATCAAAACCCAGCCTGTCCAGTTGGTTCTAACTCCTATAGGGACCCTACACCCAAGAGTCCCTTGCACTGCTGGCTCTTACAGATGTCTGGGCCCCACCCACAGTGCTTCtgtttgggggtgtggggagaagggctaagactttgcatttttttaataaatcattttactggggctcatacaactcttatcacattccataattcatcaattgagtaaagcacccttatacatttgttgccctcatcattctcaaaattcaccttccacttgggtttctggaatcagcttaTTTTCCTTTTATGACTTTGCATTTTTAATAAGTCTAAGGTGATGCTGAAACCCCGCACTTCAAGAACAGCCCGTCGCGTCCGTAACTGGGTGAGCTTCAAGAACAGCTGCAGCCTGGAGCCCATGCCGTTTCTGGTTTAACGGTGGGAGGTGCTCCCTGGCGGGCAGCCCGCAGGAGAGGTTGGTGTAGGAATGGAGATCTCAGAGCGCGCCCGTCAGGCTGGGTAAATCTAGCTTTGTGAAACTCGCTTAGTTCTAAGTATGTGAGTCCTGCATCATGAAATCCCATACTGTGGTTTgtgagttttggtttgtttttaagtgaACAGTTTTGTTCTAGGCTCTagtgtctagagcagcggttctcaacccgggggttgaacgaccctttcacaggggtcacctgattcatcacaggagcaaaatgataatgatgaagtagcaacgaaaatagtgttatggttgggggctcaccacatgaggaactgtatgaaagggtcgcggcatgaggaaggttgagaaccactggtcggtCTAGAGCAggctcctcaaactatggcccgtgagccacatgtggcccgccgaggacagtTACTGggtccgccgggtgtttttgccccatttgtttttttacttcaaaataagatatgtgcagtgtgcataggaatttgttcatagtttttttaaatttttatttttatgtttttttatttttttatgttcatagtttttttaaactatagtctggccctccaatgggtctgagggacagtgaactggccccctgtttaaaaagtttgaggacccctggtctagaggCTGCGTGACATCGGAGAACGGTAGCTCTCAGACTCCAGTGTGCGAGGATCCCCAGGGAATATGTTCAAAGTGCAGCCTCCTGGGCCCAAACCGCACCCTCAGGATCAGACCCTTCAGAAACCAGTGCAATCCTTTCCGTTCGGAGTGGGTCTTCAGTGTTCCGTGTGTCCTCGCAAGGGCATTCTCTTTGCTGGGTTCTGGGTTCGGTCAATCAGATCAAATGGCGGAGGGTATGGTTCACCTCTGACGTTCCTGATGGTGTTCTGTCCCGTCAATTGCTGAGAGTGTTGAAATCTCTCATTCTAAAGATGGGTTTATCCGTTTCTCCCGTCAATTCTGCTTCATTGGGTGCATACAAAATAAGGGTTATTTTGTTGTCCTGACGTGTGGACCCTTTGGTCGTCGTGAACTATCCCTCTCTGAGACAGCTGTCCGgtaggcgctgggctgctaacggggGGTGAGCGGTTCAAACCCCCAGCAGGTCTGTGGGAGAACGGCGAGGCCGTCTACCCACGCACTCGGGCGTGCGAATGGCGGGCAGGGTGACTGACGCGCTGTGTGCAGAGGGTGGCCGCGAGTTGCGCCCGGACCACAACCAACTAGTCACGTAGATGACCTCTTTATTGGGTCGCTGAGTTGGAACAAATTCAATGGTGGCGGCTTGGGGTTTATTGTTGATGATACTCTTGGCCTTGAATTATGCTCCGTTATTAGCTTTCCTGTGGTGCGGTGGCTTGGTGCTGACTGGGCTGCTCATGGAaagaccagtggttcaaacccacccggcgCTCAGGGGAAGCACACCGTGGCTCTGCTCCCTTAGGCTGCAGCTGAGAACCCGGTCTGCTCCGCACCACGGGGTCCCTGTGCGTCCCAGTGGACCCGGGCAGCGACAGCTTGGGTTTTGATGAAGGCTTTTGCTGGACCAATCTCTCTCCTCCCTGTTCATTTTTAACCTGCTTTGAACAGTGTGTTTATTATAGGCACCAGAGAGCTGCTTTGTATTAAGCTTGATCAGCATTCTCTGTGGTGCGGGAAAGTCATGCCTGCCATCTGGTGGGGTTCTTGGGGTGGGCCTTGTCTCTTCTTCCTTGTTCCTCACCTGTATCATGAAGGGGGCAGGTGactgtgagaattaaatgagacTGCCCATTTAAGGTATTTATAGTAAGCACTGAATGAAGGAAAAGTGACAATGGCCGTAACATTATAACATAATGTTGCTGGTAATATGATTAAGTATTAGGCATATTTGTCATAAAAtccattttcccaggaactttttgaagcccaatcaaaatgtgaatattactagTGTTATTATTACTTCACTcaccatctgcttcccatttgacttTGAGCAAGTGCTAACTTGTTTTGTATTTCTTtgtgtgaattttttttaaacattttattaggggctcatacaactcttatctcaatctatacatatacatacatcaattgtataaagcacatctgtacattctttgccctaatctttttttttcttttctttttttacattttattaggggctcatacaactcttaacacaacccatacatatacaaacatcaattgtataaagtacatccacacattccctgccccaatcattctcaaagcaattGCTCTCCATGTGTGaaatttttaaaactcttttgcatttttaatttttcagcTATGTTCTTTGTTCTTCTACCCAGGTCTTCTCCTGACTTTAAAATTTTTGAAAGTTAAAAATCTTGTTGAAACCTATCAAACTGTGTACTTAAAATGTGAGTTGAATATATGTAAATTGTATCTCAAGGAAGTTGATTTTTAAAACCCAAAAGCCATCATCAGGATTTTTGCATGTACAATAGATGCACAGTTTAATAATAAAACCAGTATCCACACTCCTGCTCAGCAGCTTACATGAGACAGTGCCGGGACATTCCCCTTAGAACCAACCCTGCCCGCTTCAGTGTTGCGCTTTCGGTTGCTCTTCGTGGCTCTGCCTTATGCAATCCATAGTGCCGTCCTGGCCCTCTGCGAACTTTATTTAAATAGAATCCTGTTGAATGTGACTTGCCGTTTCTCCTCATTATTTTTAagatttgtgtgtgcttgtgtataatGGTTAGTTTTCCTGTGGTAGAGAATTACATCCTATTTAGGGCATGCGGGCTGCTTGCAGACTTGGGCTTTTAAAACAATGCTTCTGAGTACTCTTGCTCTGGTTCTCTGTTAAGGAGCTACTTACAGTATGTTCATGTTCAGTTGACTCATTCGTGAATGCCACACTGGTCAAATCTTTTCCAAAGCGAGTTGTACTAGTTTATCCTTTGCCGGCAGGGTAAGAGTTCCTGCTTCTCAAGGTCCTGGCCAAAGGCTTTCGACACACATTCACGTCCACTTCTGCCACCCAAGTCCTATTATCAGCCAACCCAGATTTGCTGCACTGTGCCAGGCCTTGGACTTCCCCTTGATGTGAATGCCTTATTTACACCCAAGAGCACACGTCTTCGTCCTTCATCTGACCACTTTCTGGGGCCATatatcatctttttcttttcccaacTTGGGTGGAGCTGTGTCCCCCAGTGTGGCCTCACTGTTACCCCTGAACTATTTCCTTCTCAGGCTGTTACTCTTTGTCAATCCGACTTAGCCGCCCCACGTCCTG includes:
- the SLA2 gene encoding src-like-adapter 2 isoform X2, with the translated sequence MGSLPSRGKQLIHPSSSPSAQGQGHQPMQAERSKVTAVALGAFPVGLPAELSLRLGEPLTIVSENGDWWTVLSEVSGKEYIIPSTHAAKVSHGWLYEGLSREKAEELLLLPGNPGGAFLVRESQSRRGCYSLSIRLSRPTSWDRIKHYRIQRLDNGWLYISPSLTFPSLQALVDHYSALCPVEGWLNSWQGHTPTCDCADAATQLERAG